In Verrucomicrobiia bacterium, the sequence GGCCCAGAAGACGCAGGATACGCGTAAAATCAAAGGGCACGCCATAAGTGACCAGTTTGGGATCAGTCACGCCTGCCAGCCGCGCAGTATATTTCACGGCATCATCAAAAGTCCCCAATTGATCCACAAAACCGTGCTCCAGCGCCTGCCGTCCCGAAAGGATGCGGCCGTCAGCGTATTCCTCCCAGTTGGGGCGCAGGTTGGGGGCACGATTCATTTTGGAGGCATACGCCCGCCCCTCTTTGACGCGGGATTTGAAGGTCTCAAAGGCTTCATCAATCAGTTTCTGCACCATCCGGCGTTCCTCCTCCAGCAGCTTGCGTTCCTCGGGATTCATGTTCTCCAGGTCTTTGGCGCCGCTGAGCATGTCCTTGAATTTGCCGCTTTTATACACTTCCGGCCGCAAGCCGATTTTGTTCATCAAACCCCGGTAATTATAGCCTTGCATGATGACCCCGATGCTGCCGGTGATGGTCAGATCGTGCGCCACAATCCAACGGCAGGGCGCCGCCACGTAATACCCCCCTGATGCCGCCAGACTGCTCATGGAAGCCACCACGGGTTTTTGGGTCTTGTTCTGGAAATCGCGAATCAGTTGATAGATGCGATCCGAAGCCAGGACTTCACCACCGGGAGAATCAATCACCAGCACCACACCTTTAACGCGCTTGTCCTCCTCCGCCAGTTTAAGCTGGGCTTCAATGAGGCGGGGAAGGTCCAAATCCCCACCCATGGCACTGGC encodes:
- the sppA gene encoding signal peptide peptidase SppA; amino-acid sequence: MDNNHIPPEGGASPQPSPQPPLSAAPRPVPMAPPPLPVTPVATPAPRSKGRGWMIVALLLLLMLVGSLMFNFISAFGGLEMDGLSLGQPRLKAGPNLVEVLVREGESNDKLAVLHVEGLIASAMGGDLDLPRLIEAQLKLAEEDKRVKGVVLVIDSPGGEVLASDRIYQLIRDFQNKTQKPVVASMSSLAASGGYYVAAPCRWIVAHDLTITGSIGVIMQGYNYRGLMNKIGLRPEVYKSGKFKDMLSGAKDLENMNPEERKLLEEERRMVQKLIDEAFETFKSRVKEGRAYASKMNRAPNLRPNWEEYADGRILSGRQALEHGFVDQLGTFDDAVKYTARLAGVTDPKLVTYGVPFDFTRILRLLGRSETTEIKVDLGVKVPQLKSGCLYYLSPHLF